The following coding sequences lie in one Enterococcus sp. 9E7_DIV0242 genomic window:
- a CDS encoding V-type ATPase subunit, with amino-acid sequence MKDTAYNQINPLIRIKETELLSPAQYEQLLHAETIDELRDLLKNTVYGEYLREDFEDNFEYIYSKEQGKLFEWFYQMAPEPEIISIYTSRFTFHNLKVLTKAEITGQNLDHLFVEDGHYSLATVKSAIHTRTSSELPEAYMEAIREVLDYLEESTVLQAIDIIYDRSFLTYQRQLAEKLGYEDVIKEITSFIDLTNISTTARGLVQGQTETFLSTVLSSSGSIPKAEFLPYAGQTLETFTTFAVSTKYGEILAPLVDSDTHELNLVAFEKIKDDYLTNIFNKSNVVAFGPLPLLSYLNAKEVEWKNLRMLVVGKKNHFPVEQLKERMRSVNGS; translated from the coding sequence ATGAAAGATACAGCATATAACCAAATCAATCCTCTGATTCGAATAAAAGAAACTGAGCTTTTGAGTCCTGCCCAATATGAACAGCTGTTACATGCTGAAACAATCGATGAGTTGCGCGATCTTTTAAAAAACACGGTGTATGGTGAGTATTTGCGTGAAGATTTCGAGGATAACTTTGAGTATATTTACTCGAAGGAGCAAGGAAAGCTATTTGAATGGTTTTATCAAATGGCTCCGGAGCCGGAGATCATTTCAATCTACACCTCCAGATTTACCTTTCATAATTTGAAGGTGCTGACAAAAGCTGAGATTACAGGACAAAATCTAGATCACCTTTTTGTGGAAGACGGACATTATTCCTTGGCAACAGTGAAAAGTGCGATCCATACAAGAACGTCCAGTGAATTGCCGGAAGCCTATATGGAAGCGATCAGAGAGGTTCTTGATTATCTTGAGGAATCAACTGTTCTACAGGCTATTGATATTATCTATGACCGTTCGTTTCTGACATATCAGCGCCAGCTTGCTGAAAAACTTGGGTATGAGGATGTCATCAAGGAAATTACATCATTTATTGATTTAACCAATATTTCGACAACAGCAAGAGGACTTGTACAGGGACAGACAGAAACTTTTCTTTCTACCGTCCTTTCCAGTTCCGGCAGTATACCAAAAGCAGAATTTTTACCATACGCCGGACAAACGTTGGAGACTTTTACAACCTTTGCTGTTTCAACGAAATATGGAGAGATATTGGCTCCGCTAGTTGATTCCGACACGCATGAATTAAATTTGGTGGCTTTTGAAAAGATCAAAGATGATTATTTGACAAATATATTCAATAAATCGAATGTCGTTGCGTTCGGCCCATTGCCACTACTTTCTTATCTTAATGCCAAGGAAGTGGAATGGAAAAATTTGAGGATGCTTGTTGTGGGCAAGAAAAATCATTTTCCGGTGGAACAGCTGAAGGAAAGGATGCGTTCAGTCAATGGCTCATAA
- a CDS encoding V-type ATP synthase subunit F: MAHKIGVIGDKYSVMPFKLFGFDVRYGMSARQIRDSIEQMADNDYGVIFITEQASEQVTETIDRYKSKMKPAIILIPSHDGTKGIGKKAVQENVEKAIGQNIL, translated from the coding sequence ATGGCTCATAAAATTGGAGTAATTGGAGATAAGTATTCTGTTATGCCGTTCAAACTTTTTGGCTTTGATGTGCGCTATGGTATGTCAGCACGCCAAATCAGAGACAGTATCGAGCAGATGGCAGACAATGATTATGGTGTGATTTTCATCACGGAGCAAGCTTCTGAACAGGTCACTGAAACCATTGACCGATATAAAAGCAAAATGAAGCCGGCGATTATTTTGATTCCAAGCCATGATGGAACAAAGGGCATCGGGAAAAAAGCCGTGCAGGAAAATGTCGAAAAAGCGATTGGGCAGAATATACTATAG
- a CDS encoding V-type ATP synthase subunit A, with translation MQKGRIVKVSGPLIMADNMSDASVQDICHVGDLGVIGEIIEMRGDVASIQVYEETTGIGPGEPVVTTGEALSVELAPGLVSQMFDGIQRPLDTFAEVTQSNFLGRGVKIPALDREKKWLFEPTVTVGEEVSAGDIVGIVQETSVIKHQIMVPFGISGTVKEIKAGEFTIEETVYTIETQQETKEFSMMQKWPVRKSRPIFEKLNPDAPMITGQRVIDTFFPVTKGGAAAVPGPFGAGKTVVQHQIAKWADVDLVVYVGCGERGNEMTDVLNEFPELIDPNTGKSLMERTVLIANTSNMPVAAREASIYTGITIAEYFRDMGYSVAIMADSTSRWAEALREMSGRLEEMPGDEGYPAYLGSRLAEYYERAGQAVALGKDHREGSITAISAVSPSGGDVSEPVTQNTLRVVKVFWGLDSILAQKRHFPSINWLQSYSLYSSEVGKYLDQQLQQDWSGMVAEGMRILQEESQLEEIVRLVGIDSLSDKDRLTLEVAKSFREDYLQQNAFDDVDTFTSREKQFKMMNLILTFFEEGKKALELNAYFSEIINGTAEIRDRIARSKYVPEDEISRLDDLAEEIKTTIKQIVADGGMTND, from the coding sequence GTGCAAAAAGGAAGAATCGTTAAAGTATCCGGTCCTTTGATTATGGCGGACAACATGTCCGATGCCAGTGTGCAGGATATCTGTCATGTCGGAGACTTAGGAGTAATCGGAGAAATTATTGAGATGCGCGGTGATGTTGCATCTATTCAGGTATATGAAGAAACAACAGGGATTGGGCCCGGTGAACCGGTAGTGACTACTGGTGAGGCACTTTCTGTAGAGCTGGCACCAGGTTTGGTCTCTCAGATGTTCGATGGGATTCAGCGCCCGCTGGATACCTTTGCGGAGGTTACACAAAGCAATTTTCTAGGAAGAGGAGTAAAAATCCCTGCCTTGGATCGTGAGAAAAAATGGTTATTTGAACCGACTGTCACGGTTGGAGAAGAAGTGTCTGCAGGCGATATCGTAGGGATTGTTCAGGAGACATCTGTTATCAAGCATCAAATTATGGTTCCTTTTGGTATCTCAGGCACCGTGAAAGAGATAAAAGCCGGGGAATTTACGATTGAAGAAACTGTTTATACAATCGAAACCCAACAAGAGACAAAGGAATTCTCAATGATGCAGAAATGGCCGGTACGTAAAAGCCGTCCGATTTTTGAAAAATTGAATCCTGATGCGCCAATGATTACAGGGCAACGAGTGATCGATACCTTTTTCCCAGTAACAAAAGGTGGAGCTGCCGCAGTTCCCGGACCTTTTGGTGCTGGAAAAACCGTTGTTCAGCACCAAATTGCCAAATGGGCAGATGTTGATTTGGTTGTTTATGTTGGATGTGGAGAACGTGGAAATGAAATGACCGATGTACTGAATGAATTTCCTGAATTGATCGATCCAAATACTGGAAAATCATTAATGGAGCGTACGGTGTTGATTGCTAATACGTCCAATATGCCGGTAGCAGCGCGTGAGGCTTCTATCTACACAGGGATTACGATTGCAGAATATTTCCGTGATATGGGTTATTCTGTGGCAATCATGGCTGATTCTACCTCGCGTTGGGCGGAAGCCTTGCGTGAAATGAGTGGACGTCTCGAAGAGATGCCCGGTGATGAAGGGTACCCGGCCTATCTGGGTAGTCGTTTAGCAGAATACTATGAGCGTGCAGGTCAGGCTGTTGCTTTAGGGAAAGACCATCGTGAAGGAAGTATTACAGCAATCAGTGCGGTATCGCCTTCCGGAGGGGATGTTTCTGAACCGGTAACCCAAAATACACTTCGTGTTGTAAAAGTTTTCTGGGGACTGGATTCTATTTTAGCGCAAAAACGTCATTTCCCATCAATCAACTGGCTGCAAAGCTATTCGCTGTATAGCTCTGAAGTAGGAAAATATCTGGATCAGCAGCTGCAGCAGGATTGGTCTGGAATGGTTGCCGAAGGAATGCGTATTCTACAGGAAGAGTCTCAACTGGAAGAAATTGTCCGTCTAGTCGGAATCGATTCATTGTCTGACAAAGATCGTTTGACATTAGAAGTTGCGAAATCTTTCCGTGAGGATTACCTGCAACAAAATGCGTTTGATGATGTGGATACATTTACATCAAGAGAGAAGCAGTTCAAAATGATGAACTTGATTTTGACATTCTTCGAAGAAGGAAAGAAAGCATTGGAGTTAAATGCTTATTTCTCAGAAATCATCAACGGTACTGCTGAGATTCGTGACAGAATTGCTCGGAGCAAGTATGTGCCGGAGGATGAAATCAGTCGTTTAGACGATTTAGCAGAAGAAATCAAGACAACAATCAAACAAATCGTTGCAGATGGAGGGATGACAAATGATTAA
- a CDS encoding V-type ATP synthase subunit B: protein MIKEYRTINEVVGPLMIVEKVEGVKYEELIEVRMQNGEIRRGQVLEVNGDKAMVQIFEGTSGINIRDSKVRFLGHPLELGVSEDMVGRVFDGLGRPKDNGVDILPEKKVDINGEVINPVSRDYPDEFIQTGISAIDHLNTLVRGQKLPVFSASGLPHKELAAQIARQANVLNSDDDFAVVFAAIGITFEEAEFFMEDFRQTGAIDRSVLFMNLANDPAIERIATPRMALTAAEYLAYEKGMHVLVIMTDMTNYCEALREISAARREVPGRRGYPGYLYTNLATLYERAGRIRGLKGSVTQIPILTMPEEDKTHPIPDLTGYITEGQIILSRDLYKKGIQPPIDVLPSLSRLKDKGTGEGKTRVDHAPTMNQLFAAYAQGKQAKELAVVLGESALSDVDRIYAKFADRFENEYVNQGFHENRSITETLDLGWELLSMLPRTELKRIKDDMLDAYLTEGE from the coding sequence ATGATTAAAGAGTACCGCACAATCAATGAAGTTGTTGGTCCCTTAATGATCGTAGAGAAGGTTGAAGGCGTAAAATACGAAGAGCTGATTGAAGTTCGCATGCAAAATGGCGAAATTAGAAGAGGCCAGGTACTTGAAGTCAATGGCGATAAAGCTATGGTTCAGATTTTTGAGGGAACCAGTGGGATCAATATTCGCGATTCAAAGGTTCGTTTTTTGGGTCATCCACTTGAATTGGGTGTTTCAGAGGATATGGTTGGGCGCGTTTTCGATGGCTTAGGGCGTCCAAAAGATAACGGTGTTGATATTCTTCCGGAAAAGAAGGTCGATATCAATGGAGAAGTAATCAATCCTGTCAGCAGAGATTATCCGGATGAGTTCATCCAAACAGGGATTTCCGCTATCGATCACTTGAATACACTTGTTCGTGGACAAAAACTACCTGTGTTTTCTGCTTCTGGTTTGCCTCATAAAGAGTTGGCGGCTCAGATTGCCCGCCAGGCCAATGTATTGAACAGTGATGACGATTTTGCCGTAGTGTTTGCGGCGATCGGGATTACCTTTGAAGAAGCGGAATTCTTTATGGAAGATTTTCGTCAGACTGGGGCTATCGACCGTTCTGTCCTGTTTATGAATCTTGCCAACGATCCAGCGATCGAACGGATCGCGACGCCTCGAATGGCACTGACAGCAGCAGAGTATCTGGCCTATGAAAAAGGCATGCACGTGTTAGTTATCATGACAGACATGACCAACTATTGTGAAGCTTTGCGAGAAATCTCGGCTGCTCGACGTGAAGTACCAGGTCGTCGTGGCTATCCAGGGTATTTATATACAAATCTGGCAACTTTATATGAGCGTGCCGGACGTATTCGCGGGTTGAAAGGGTCGGTTACGCAGATTCCGATTTTGACCATGCCAGAGGAAGATAAAACCCACCCGATTCCCGATTTAACTGGCTATATCACTGAAGGGCAGATTATCTTATCCAGAGATTTATATAAGAAGGGGATTCAGCCGCCAATCGATGTATTGCCATCACTTTCTCGTTTGAAAGATAAGGGGACTGGTGAAGGAAAGACACGTGTCGATCATGCGCCAACGATGAATCAACTGTTTGCTGCATATGCACAAGGGAAACAAGCCAAAGAGTTGGCGGTCGTATTGGGAGAATCTGCTCTGTCTGATGTAGATAGAATCTATGCGAAATTCGCCGATCGATTTGAGAATGAGTATGTCAATCAAGGTTTCCATGAAAACCGTTCAATTACGGAAACGTTGGATCTTGGTTGGGAGCTGTTATCCATGCTGCCAAGAACTGAGTTGAAACGAATCAAGGATGATATGCTGGATGCTTATTTGACTGAGGGAGAGTGA
- a CDS encoding V-type ATP synthase subunit D, whose translation MARLNVNPTRMELTRLKKQLGTASRGHKLLKDKQDELIRQFILLVRKNNQLRIDVEEELTGALSSFVLASSTLNEAFIEELVSIPASEVAVDVIEKNVMSVAVPIMNFHYDEEIIESPLNYGYLNSNAELDISFDKISSILPKLLELAEVEKTCQLMAEEIEKTRRRVNALEYMTIPQLEETIYYIKMKLEENERGEITRLIKIKDMGS comes from the coding sequence ATGGCTAGACTAAATGTGAATCCGACTCGTATGGAGCTCACTCGTCTGAAGAAGCAGCTGGGAACAGCCAGTAGAGGACACAAGCTTTTGAAGGACAAACAGGATGAGCTGATTCGTCAATTCATTTTGTTGGTTAGAAAAAACAATCAGCTTCGAATTGATGTAGAAGAGGAATTGACCGGTGCGTTATCAAGCTTTGTGTTGGCTAGTAGCACATTGAATGAGGCTTTTATTGAAGAGCTAGTCTCTATACCAGCGAGTGAAGTAGCAGTAGATGTCATCGAAAAGAACGTGATGAGTGTCGCTGTTCCGATCATGAATTTCCATTATGATGAGGAGATTATTGAATCCCCTTTAAATTATGGTTACTTGAACTCTAATGCGGAGCTGGATATCTCTTTTGACAAAATTTCATCGATTCTTCCGAAGTTGTTAGAATTGGCAGAGGTCGAAAAGACATGTCAGCTGATGGCAGAAGAAATCGAGAAAACCCGTAGACGTGTAAATGCGTTGGAATATATGACGATTCCGCAACTGGAAGAGACGATTTACTATATCAAGATGAAGCTTGAAGAGAACGAACGTGGAGAAATCACTCGTTTGATCAAGATCAAGGATATGGGTTCTTAG